One window of the Primulina eburnea isolate SZY01 chromosome 18, ASM2296580v1, whole genome shotgun sequence genome contains the following:
- the LOC140819940 gene encoding uncharacterized protein: MNNNEFNWVVYPKNDIDVKTITDSYDNKIWRCVCPLICFDIVEMHRPNRVMRQFRRRQSIPKSAVDNDDMHNITRIGHRNTDWRDYHRHSIGLWNNRLRYVAKGVRHGRSMQTDEDYFQWYNRITVRTISPAVTTVGFQPLPYNTFVGQLNFEQNFSTPSPFSHQSSFGRGSDMVRQPSGFARNSTIIPSTEWNVAGTSTSQPGFFSDSRFVDFRSFGQPNFQTPYWSNTQSFTNLLNVGPKHLVHDTRPQRNIISPITFPGYSNEENPEDVGLRRGTRRRNPPDCGTGSHLYHYNYDDDSST; this comes from the exons ATGAACAATAACGAG TTTAATTGGGTCGTTTACCCAAAAAATGACATAGATGTGAAAACGATTACCGATTCATACGACAACAAAATATGGCGATGTGTTTGTCCCCTTATATGCTTCGACATCGTGGAGATGCATCGTCCTAATCGGGTGATGCGACAATTTCGAAGACGTCAATCAATTCCAAAGTCTGCCGTGGACAATGATGATATGCATAATATCACCAGAATAGGACATCGTAACACCGATTGGAGAGATTATCATAGACATTCAATTGGATTGTGGAACAATAGGCTGAGATATGTTGCTAAAGGAGTGCGACACGGGCGATCGATGCAAACAGACGAAGACTACTTCCAATGGTATAATCGAATAACTGTGCGCACCATATCACCTGCAGTTACTACTGTTGGTTTTCAACCACTTCCGTACAACACTTTTGTCGGACAACttaattttgaacaaaatttcAGTACGCCTTCTCCTTTCTCGCATCAGTCATCATTTGGGCGGGGAAGTGACATGGTTAGGCAACCAAGTGGGTTCGCAAGAAACTCTACTATTATTCCGTCAACTGAATGGAATGTTGCAGGAACCTCTACTTCTCAACCTGGTTTTTTCAGTGATTCAAGGTTTGTTGACTTTCGTTCGTTTGGTCAGCCGAATTTTCAGACTCCTTATTGGTCGAACACACAAAGTTTTACGAATTTGCTTAATGTTGGTCCTAAGCATCTTGTGCATGACACTCGACCACAAAGGAATATTATTTCACCTATCACTTTTCCAGGTTACTCGAACGAGGAAAATCCAGAGGATGTAGGATTGCGTAGAGGGACGAGGAGACGGAATCCACCTGATTGTGGTACCGGGAGCCATTTGTATCATTATAATTATGACGATGATTCTTCTACTTAA
- the LOC140819103 gene encoding serine/threonine-protein phosphatase 7 long form homolog — translation MADNQSPEDHSVLYLQATHMSSNVSSSTVDDIVKVRRSDNLIWKLFTDNYVHNRVIAYLNHMGFYGVLECGSQVYDNHLITALVERCRRETHTFHFTCGEATITLEDVSIIWDLPIDGEAVTWVDVSNKVEEWQHICLDMLGFLPASKYLKGGHLSMTALYDHCMSNLVTDDTSEVDVVKFTRCIALMIIGGIMLPDYQGGSARLIFLQLLRDIDTVKSYNWGSAVLAFLYRELCSASRIEKTTIAGPLYILQHIWAWSRIKCVNPDRDGLTLGVPPVDPDAFIPISPYGVED, via the exons ATGGCAGATAATCAAAGTCCAGAAGATCACAGTGTCCTCTATTTACAAGCGACACATATGTCTTCAAATGTTTCTTCCTCAACCGTTGATGATATTGTTAAAGTGAGGAGGTCAGACAATTTGATTTGGAAGTTATTTACTGATAATTACGTACACAATCGTGTCATTgcatatttaaatcatatggGTTTTTATGGAGTTTTAGAATGTGGTTCACAAGTTTATGACAATCATCTAATTACTGCTCTTGTTGAACGTTGTCGACGTGAGACACATACGTTTCATTTTACATGTGGTGAAGCAACAATCACGTTAGAAGATGTTTCGATAATTTGGGATCTACCAATTGATGGTGAAGCAGTAACATGGGTAGATGTGTCAAATAAAGTTGAGGAATGGCAACACATatgtttggatatgttgggattTTTGCCAGCctcaaaatatttgaaaggtgGTCATCTGTCTATGACTGCACTATATGATCATTGTATGTCTAACCTTGTTACTGATGATACTTCGGAAGTAGATGTTGTGAAATTTACACGTTGTATAGCGTTGATGATTATTGGAGGAATAATGTTACCTGACTATCAAGGAGGGTCTGCTAGACTAATATTTTTGCAACTGCTACGGGATATTGATACCGTGAAGTCGTATAATTGGGGTAGTGCAGTTTTAGCATTTCTATACCGTGAGTTGTGTAGCGCGTCACGTATAGAGAAGACAACAATTGCTGGACCTTTATATATCCTGCAG caTATATGGGCATGGAGCAGGATTAAATGTGTTAACCCCGACCGAGATGGGTTAACATTAGGTGTACCTCCCGTTGATCCAGATGCTTTTATTCCAATTTCTCCATATGGT gTGGAAGATTGA